A part of Anaeromyxobacter diazotrophicus genomic DNA contains:
- a CDS encoding response regulator yields the protein MMSAATPLSSGPRVTPSTCHVLVVDDDRDIRETLQEILESEGYEVNTARNGADGLARARELRPALILLDLFMPVMDGAEFRQQQLSDPELARIPVVIVSAAAGLEERIAALGVAAHLEKPLDLDELFEVVGRYCR from the coding sequence ATGATGTCCGCCGCCACGCCGCTCTCCAGCGGCCCGCGCGTCACCCCCTCGACCTGTCACGTCCTCGTCGTCGACGACGACCGCGACATCCGCGAGACGCTCCAGGAGATCCTGGAGAGCGAGGGCTACGAGGTGAACACGGCGCGCAACGGGGCCGACGGCCTCGCCCGCGCGCGCGAGCTTCGGCCGGCGCTCATCCTGCTCGACCTCTTCATGCCGGTGATGGACGGGGCCGAGTTCCGCCAGCAGCAGCTCAGCGATCCGGAGCTGGCGCGGATCCCGGTGGTGATCGTCTCGGCGGCGGCCGGCCTCGAGGAGCGGATCGCGGCGCTCGGCGTCGCGGCGCACCTGGAGAAGCCGCTCGACCTCGACGAGCTGTTCGAGGTGGTGGGCCGCTACTGCCGGTGA
- a CDS encoding M48 family metalloprotease → MAPRRATLDFFAGQASARRRTALLLVAFALSAALVVALVYLGALLPFGLYTGQARLWNGRLLAWVVAGVAAVVALGAGWQAVALGPDGGDAVARRLGAVPLAPDPSYPPARRLRDVLEEMAIASGLPVPRAYVLPDEPGVNAFAAGASSSRAVVVVTRGALEALDRDELQGVVAHELSHVLNLDVRLNGRLMAAVGGLSALALAGRLLIRGVMQGRRRGAAQVSALVLLAGCALVVAGAVGQLCGELLRFAVVREREFLADAAAVQFTRNPAGLAGALRKAAERGSRLRAPGASQVNHFLFANGVVGVLETWFATHPPIAERLRRLEPAGPAAASHQAPPPLESAAAPGPPAAGALVAAGGGPGPAHLAAAGALLAALPPALASAAREPWGARALSCALLLAPPGPTRERQLAGLAAGDGAGATAAEVARLAPLLDGQRGEARVALYDLLSPALDALSAPQARALREELAALAREAGHGAVLPWAFHRALTRRLDRRLAGRAVTPVRYRALSDVEPEALVVLSLLSWAGAREPALAQAALDGATAALGARQRWRLLPRDRLASEGPARALEVLDGASPALKLRVLAACAAAASSDGRVTPQEAALVRAVAASLGCPLPPLVAPAGADAAAGGAAASA, encoded by the coding sequence ATGGCGCCGCGGCGCGCCACCCTCGACTTCTTCGCCGGGCAGGCCTCCGCGCGCCGCCGGACGGCGCTCCTGCTGGTCGCGTTCGCGCTGTCGGCGGCGCTGGTCGTCGCGCTCGTGTACCTGGGGGCGCTCCTCCCGTTCGGCCTCTACACCGGCCAGGCGCGGCTGTGGAACGGGCGGCTCCTCGCCTGGGTCGTGGCGGGCGTCGCCGCGGTGGTGGCGCTCGGCGCGGGCTGGCAGGCGGTGGCGCTCGGGCCGGACGGCGGCGACGCGGTGGCGCGGCGCCTCGGCGCGGTGCCGCTCGCCCCCGACCCGAGCTATCCGCCCGCGCGCCGGCTGCGCGACGTCCTCGAGGAGATGGCCATCGCCTCGGGCCTGCCGGTGCCGCGCGCCTACGTGCTGCCGGACGAGCCGGGGGTGAACGCGTTCGCCGCCGGGGCCTCGTCTTCGCGGGCGGTGGTGGTGGTGACGCGCGGCGCGCTCGAGGCGCTCGACCGGGACGAGCTGCAGGGGGTGGTGGCCCACGAGCTCTCGCACGTGCTGAACCTCGACGTCCGGCTCAACGGGCGGCTCATGGCGGCGGTGGGCGGGCTCTCGGCGCTGGCGCTCGCCGGCAGGCTGCTCATCCGCGGGGTCATGCAGGGGCGCCGGCGCGGCGCCGCCCAGGTCTCGGCGCTGGTGCTCCTGGCGGGCTGCGCGCTGGTGGTGGCGGGCGCCGTCGGCCAGCTGTGCGGCGAGCTCCTGCGCTTCGCGGTGGTGCGGGAGCGCGAGTTCCTGGCCGACGCCGCGGCGGTGCAGTTCACCCGCAACCCCGCCGGGCTGGCGGGCGCGCTGCGCAAGGCGGCCGAGCGCGGCTCGCGGCTGCGGGCGCCGGGCGCCTCCCAGGTGAACCACTTCCTGTTCGCGAACGGCGTGGTGGGTGTCCTCGAGACGTGGTTCGCCACCCACCCCCCCATCGCGGAGCGCCTGCGCCGCCTGGAGCCGGCCGGCCCCGCCGCAGCCTCGCACCAGGCTCCGCCCCCGCTCGAGTCCGCGGCCGCGCCAGGCCCGCCGGCGGCCGGCGCGCTCGTGGCCGCCGGCGGCGGGCCCGGGCCGGCGCACCTCGCCGCCGCGGGGGCCCTGCTGGCGGCGCTGCCGCCGGCGCTGGCGAGCGCCGCCCGCGAGCCGTGGGGCGCGAGGGCGCTCTCGTGCGCGCTCCTCCTCGCGCCGCCGGGACCGACGCGCGAGCGGCAGCTCGCCGGGCTCGCGGCGGGCGACGGGGCGGGCGCCACCGCGGCGGAGGTCGCCCGCCTGGCGCCGCTCCTCGACGGGCAGCGCGGCGAGGCGCGCGTGGCGCTGTACGATCTGCTGTCGCCCGCGCTCGACGCGCTCTCGGCGCCGCAGGCGCGGGCGCTGCGGGAGGAGCTGGCGGCGCTCGCGCGCGAGGCGGGGCACGGGGCGGTGCTGCCGTGGGCCTTCCACCGCGCCCTGACGCGCCGCCTCGACCGCCGCCTCGCGGGGCGCGCGGTGACGCCCGTCCGGTATCGCGCCCTGTCCGACGTGGAGCCGGAGGCGCTGGTGGTCCTGTCCCTGCTCAGCTGGGCCGGCGCGCGCGAGCCCGCCCTGGCCCAGGCGGCGCTCGACGGCGCGACGGCGGCGCTCGGCGCCCGCCAGCGCTGGCGGCTCCTGCCGCGCGACCGGCTGGCGAGCGAGGGTCCGGCGCGCGCGCTCGAGGTGCTCGACGGGGCCTCGCCCGCGCTCAAGCTGCGGGTCCTCGCCGCCTGCGCCGCGGCCGCCAGCAGCGACGGCCGCGTCACGCCGCAGGAGGCGGCGCTGGTGCGCGCGGTCGCGGCGTCGCTCGGGTGCCCGCTCCCGCCGCTGGTCGCGCCCGCCGGGGCGGACGCGGCGGCGGGGGGCGCCGCGGCCAGCGCGTGA
- a CDS encoding DUF2116 family Zn-ribbon domain-containing protein gives MSRFGCVVCGEPVEPGQDTCSEDCELVQDAALCPECSHAVEPFSWHTGAPLRREAHAAGCSRMGDDLALGAPR, from the coding sequence ATGAGCCGTTTCGGCTGCGTCGTCTGCGGTGAACCCGTCGAACCTGGCCAGGACACCTGCTCCGAGGACTGCGAGCTGGTGCAGGACGCGGCGCTCTGCCCGGAGTGCAGCCACGCGGTGGAGCCCTTCAGCTGGCACACCGGCGCGCCGCTCCGGCGCGAGGCGCACGCGGCGGGGTGCTCGCGGATGGGCGACGACCTCGCCCTCGGCGCGCCGAGGTAG
- a CDS encoding hybrid sensor histidine kinase/response regulator produces MRETSQRAAWGAVLALCSAAVVVAAWRYDRRLERELWAAAADHLAAEASLGAKLIAAWRDERSGDMAVLAVEPILGAAAGGAFPGEALEGLLRAAAARYRCRDIALVRRDGSLAFSLSGRGALDEGEARLVGQAVQGRDVATTALRAGAGGDLTMQVAAALPEGGAVLALAEARATLLPQLAALAAARPALELAVVRPGEAGAELVMTTRGPLAGPTAANPREALWLALGRRGAVVGAGPGGARLVAVGAPVAGSELTAVALLPEAEVLGPRRTARAALLFSLASFAALAAAAASQVLRRRREQIAALRSSGERLDAALQASGAGVWELDVPTGHVQPTASWNRVLGYAPDELQEPADFEALVHPEDAPARRAAYAALLEGRAPCYDVELRYRRKDGAYQWMHSRGVILRRDAQGRPLRVVGTSVDVTEQRRLREQLLLSERLASVGTLAAGVAHELNNPLAYVATNLDYALGELSRLAERPGAGFDAAELARVAPEVLAALREASDGAARLRVIVADVRAFARSPRREDGPVELARVIASAVNMARHELKHRARVVTELDPVPPVRGDAGRLGQVVLNLLVNAAHAIPEGRVDANEVRITVRPAPGGRVALAVRDSGRGISPEVLPRLFEPFFTTDEGGGGTGLGLAICHRIVTELGGAIGAESTPGQGSTFTVLLPQAAPSAGTTPAPVAADGGEPRSRVLVVDDDPLVARAVERALARRHQVTVVASGLGALAAVERERFDVVVSDVLMPEMTGLELQRELARAAPRLARGMVFVTGALLDEAARRQIADSGSTVVEKPFTPAQLLRAVDEALAAGGEPAGGPRARQAGP; encoded by the coding sequence GTGCGGGAGACGTCTCAGCGCGCAGCGTGGGGGGCCGTCCTGGCGCTCTGCTCGGCCGCGGTGGTCGTGGCCGCCTGGCGCTACGACCGGCGGCTCGAGCGCGAGCTGTGGGCCGCCGCCGCCGACCACCTCGCGGCGGAGGCCAGCCTCGGCGCGAAGCTCATCGCGGCCTGGCGCGACGAGCGGTCCGGCGACATGGCGGTGCTCGCGGTCGAGCCGATCCTCGGCGCCGCCGCGGGGGGCGCCTTCCCCGGCGAGGCGCTGGAGGGGCTGCTCCGCGCCGCGGCGGCCCGCTACCGCTGCCGCGACATCGCCCTCGTCCGGCGGGACGGCTCCCTGGCCTTCTCGCTGTCCGGGCGCGGCGCGCTCGACGAGGGCGAGGCGCGGCTGGTCGGGCAGGCGGTGCAGGGTCGCGACGTCGCGACCACCGCGCTCCGGGCCGGCGCCGGCGGCGACCTCACGATGCAGGTGGCCGCGGCGCTCCCCGAGGGAGGCGCCGTGCTCGCGCTGGCGGAGGCGCGGGCCACCCTCTTGCCGCAGCTGGCGGCGCTGGCGGCCGCCCGGCCCGCGCTCGAGCTGGCGGTGGTCCGGCCGGGCGAGGCCGGCGCGGAGCTCGTGATGACGACCCGCGGCCCGCTCGCCGGTCCCACGGCCGCGAACCCGCGCGAGGCGCTCTGGCTGGCGCTGGGGCGGCGCGGCGCGGTGGTGGGCGCGGGGCCTGGAGGAGCCCGCCTCGTCGCCGTCGGCGCGCCGGTGGCCGGGAGCGAGCTCACCGCGGTGGCGCTCCTGCCGGAGGCGGAGGTGCTCGGGCCGCGGCGCACCGCGCGCGCGGCGCTGCTCTTCTCCCTGGCGAGCTTCGCGGCGCTGGCGGCCGCCGCGGCCTCCCAGGTGCTGCGCCGCCGGCGCGAGCAGATCGCCGCGCTCCGCTCCTCCGGCGAGCGGCTCGACGCCGCGCTGCAAGCCTCGGGCGCCGGCGTCTGGGAGCTCGACGTGCCGACCGGCCACGTCCAGCCGACCGCGTCCTGGAACCGGGTGCTCGGCTACGCGCCCGACGAGCTGCAGGAGCCCGCCGACTTCGAGGCGCTCGTCCACCCCGAGGACGCGCCGGCGCGGCGGGCGGCCTACGCGGCGCTGCTGGAGGGGCGCGCGCCCTGCTACGACGTGGAGCTGCGCTACCGCCGGAAGGACGGCGCGTACCAGTGGATGCACTCGCGCGGGGTGATCCTCCGGCGCGACGCGCAGGGGCGGCCCCTGCGCGTGGTGGGCACGTCGGTCGACGTGACCGAGCAGCGCCGCCTCCGCGAGCAGCTCCTCCTCAGCGAGCGCCTCGCCTCGGTGGGCACGCTCGCCGCCGGCGTCGCGCACGAGCTCAACAACCCGCTGGCCTACGTCGCGACCAACCTCGACTACGCGCTCGGCGAGCTCTCGCGGCTCGCCGAGCGGCCCGGCGCCGGGTTCGACGCGGCCGAGCTCGCGCGCGTCGCGCCCGAGGTGCTGGCCGCGCTGCGCGAGGCGTCCGACGGGGCGGCGCGGCTGCGCGTCATCGTGGCCGACGTGCGCGCCTTCGCGCGCAGCCCCCGGCGGGAGGACGGGCCGGTCGAGCTGGCGCGGGTGATCGCCTCGGCCGTCAACATGGCGCGCCACGAGCTCAAGCACCGGGCGCGGGTGGTGACCGAGCTCGACCCGGTGCCGCCGGTGCGCGGCGACGCCGGCCGGCTGGGGCAGGTGGTGCTGAACCTGCTCGTCAACGCCGCCCACGCCATCCCGGAGGGGCGCGTCGACGCGAACGAGGTGCGGATCACGGTGCGCCCGGCCCCGGGCGGCCGCGTCGCGCTGGCGGTGCGCGACAGCGGCCGCGGGATCTCCCCCGAGGTGCTGCCGCGCCTGTTCGAGCCGTTCTTCACCACCGACGAGGGCGGGGGCGGGACGGGCCTCGGCCTCGCCATCTGTCACCGCATCGTGACCGAGCTCGGCGGCGCGATCGGGGCCGAGTCCACCCCGGGCCAGGGCAGCACCTTCACGGTGCTGCTCCCGCAGGCGGCGCCGTCGGCCGGCACGACGCCCGCGCCGGTCGCGGCCGACGGAGGCGAGCCGAGGTCGCGGGTGCTGGTCGTCGACGACGATCCGCTGGTGGCGCGCGCGGTCGAGCGCGCCCTGGCGCGCCGCCACCAGGTGACGGTGGTCGCGAGCGGGCTCGGCGCGCTGGCCGCCGTCGAGCGGGAGCGCTTCGACGTGGTGGTCTCCGACGTGCTGATGCCGGAGATGACGGGGCTCGAGCTGCAGCGCGAGCTCGCCCGGGCGGCGCCGCGGCTGGCGCGCGGGATGGTCTTCGTGACCGGCGCCCTCCTGGACGAGGCGGCCCGGCGCCAGATCGCGGACTCGGGCAGCACGGTGGTCGAGAAGCCGTTCACGCCCGCGCAGCTCCTGCGGGCGGTGGACGAAGCGCTGGCGGCGGGCGGCGAGCCGGCCGGCGGGCCCCGGGCGCGCCAGGCCGGGCCGTAG
- a CDS encoding four helix bundle protein: MAHSSRSSIVVEVEVLPFQTLDVYVAARELAALVHAFRIADAELRDQATRAAKSVFLNLCEGLPSDSGPMRRKHFALANGSLHEVVGAVDLAQAIGALAPEPARRAQALAVRVKHMLRALAR; the protein is encoded by the coding sequence ATGGCTCATTCATCTCGTTCATCAATCGTCGTCGAGGTCGAGGTGCTCCCGTTTCAGACACTCGATGTTTACGTCGCGGCCCGCGAGCTCGCGGCGCTCGTGCACGCTTTTCGCATCGCGGACGCGGAGCTCCGCGACCAGGCCACGCGGGCCGCGAAGTCGGTCTTTCTCAACCTCTGCGAGGGGCTGCCCAGCGACAGCGGGCCCATGCGACGCAAGCACTTCGCGCTCGCGAACGGCTCGTTGCACGAGGTGGTCGGGGCCGTGGATCTGGCGCAGGCCATCGGGGCGCTCGCGCCCGAGCCCGCGCGGCGCGCGCAGGCGCTCGCGGTCCGGGTGAAGCACATGCTGCGCGCGCTGGCGCGGTGA
- a CDS encoding LemA family protein encodes MVGALVVLVVVVVLGSAVARLYNGLVARRNGYRNAYSQIDVQLRRRHDLIPNLVEATRAYLKHERETLDAVVQARAQAEGAARGAAAAPGDAGAMQRLAGAEGALSGALARLVAVAEAYPDLKANGSVAQLFEELASTENRVAFARQAYNDAVMEYNVGRESFPASALAGTFGFTEAAPYESASETERAPVRVAL; translated from the coding sequence ATGGTCGGCGCGCTGGTGGTCCTCGTCGTGGTGGTGGTCCTGGGGTCGGCGGTGGCGCGGCTCTACAACGGGCTCGTCGCCCGGCGGAACGGCTACCGCAACGCCTACAGCCAGATCGACGTCCAGCTCCGCCGCCGGCACGACCTCATCCCGAACCTGGTCGAGGCGACGCGCGCGTACCTGAAGCACGAGCGCGAGACGCTCGACGCGGTGGTCCAGGCGCGCGCGCAGGCGGAGGGGGCGGCGCGGGGCGCGGCGGCGGCGCCGGGCGACGCGGGCGCGATGCAGCGGCTGGCGGGGGCGGAGGGCGCGCTCTCGGGCGCGCTGGCGCGGCTCGTCGCGGTGGCGGAGGCCTACCCCGACCTCAAGGCCAACGGCAGCGTGGCGCAGCTCTTCGAGGAGCTCGCCTCCACCGAGAACCGCGTCGCCTTCGCACGGCAGGCCTACAACGACGCGGTCATGGAGTACAACGTCGGCCGCGAGTCGTTCCCGGCCAGCGCGCTCGCGGGCACCTTCGGCTTCACCGAGGCGGCGCCCTACGAGTCCGCCAGCGAGACCGAGCGGGCGCCGGTGCGGGTGGCGCTGTAG
- a CDS encoding BadF/BadG/BcrA/BcrD ATPase family protein encodes MTRFVGIDLGAETLKVVELVRDEGGCRVARRALVEHHKEPGPRLLEVLSGWSWEEVGGAAVTGRLGRQVQLSRVPVKQAVACAHRHLHGDAPATLVSIGGHGFSVLELRGGGQQVFRENSRCAQGTGNFLRQLVERFDLGVAEAAELAAGVAEPAPLSGRCPVILKTDMTHLANKGEGKDRILAGLLDAICENVEVLLKPSLSPPRVWLAGGVARARRVREHFRAFLERHGMELVAGDPEDGLYLEALGCALVAAEHPGTRVPPLSELILPPLETTLEKLPALSASRARVKRLPASPVVEVEGVRHVVLGFDIGSTGSKAVALDAATRAPLWEGYLRTNGAPVAAAQELVRLFLDGPAALHRVRGFGATGSGREIVGSLLATVYGREAVHVLNEIAAHATGALALDPRVDTIFEIGGQDAKYIRLSEGRVVDAAMNEACSAGTGSFIEEQGKRFQGIESVAQLGEEALAAKGGVALGQHCSVFMAEIIDEALASGVARDRIVAGIYDSVVANYLNRVKGSRSVGEVIFCQGMPFASDALAAAVARQTGAEVIVPPKPGLMGAVGIALLALDELPLAGAPALDLRRFLAARVERKDEFVCGSTQGCGGAGNKCRIDRLTTVVAGAQARFTWGGGCSLWDQGTRRKKLPDLAPDPFREREALVEAVAARASVRRGRPVVAMTDEFQLKGLFPFFATFVHALGLDVRVARGAGRGALRRGIEEANVPFCAPMQQYHGLVSEMADARPDFLFLPMLREIPRAHAQERVSAVCPIVQGAPDMLRWDLGARAPRVVSPVVDMGPGFLDSERFLEGCRALAEALGVTREGAWRAAWRAARIEQEQFEAALLDIGARALAFCRAEGVTPVVVLGRSYTIHNDVLNSHVPSILREQGAIAIPVDCYPVPDEAPVFEDVFWGYGQRILRAAWHLRREPGLYSIFCSNYSCGPDSFTVHAYAWLMEGRPFAIIETDGHAGDAGTKTRVEAFLHCVREDQRAPRATPPRDAGRLTVPPRSLLALARAGARMLVPRMGPEAEAVAAAARGLGARAETLARPTRETLRLGRRHTSGKECLPLTLTLGSLLERIERPGEERERFTFLMPGSDGPCRFGAYKQLHQLVLDRLGHGERVDLWSPTFGDYFHGMPPGFKAIIFAGVCAAGVLEEALHDVRPVETRDGAAAELHRRWSEALWARIEGAAAGDLSAARVLLEVATGRVYGIPELLRRAAEELAAVKSRKEVPSVLVVGEIYVRSDPFANDYVSEALERRGIRARLEPVSEFIQYSDFIAAKSGANRGPADRLETALRNRILGLCHRAGAGVLGWPEHVPVKAALAAAAPYLREELEVESVLTIGVPVHAWRRGEIDAVVSVGPLECMPNKIAEAQFHHVAEREGLLSLTLSLNGDPIDPEVLDGFAFEVHQRFRGRRTRRPAASTAEPLPHALAPARVGPAGQ; translated from the coding sequence ATGACTCGCTTCGTCGGCATCGACCTGGGCGCGGAGACGCTCAAGGTCGTGGAGCTGGTCCGCGACGAGGGCGGCTGCCGCGTGGCGCGCCGCGCGCTCGTCGAGCACCACAAGGAGCCCGGGCCGCGGCTGCTGGAGGTCCTCTCCGGCTGGTCGTGGGAGGAGGTCGGCGGGGCGGCGGTGACCGGGCGGCTCGGGCGCCAGGTGCAGCTCTCGCGCGTGCCGGTGAAGCAGGCCGTCGCCTGCGCCCACCGGCACCTGCACGGCGACGCGCCGGCCACCCTGGTCTCGATCGGCGGCCACGGCTTCTCCGTGCTCGAGCTGCGCGGCGGCGGCCAGCAGGTCTTCCGCGAGAACTCGCGCTGCGCGCAGGGCACCGGCAACTTCCTGCGCCAGCTCGTGGAGCGCTTCGACCTCGGCGTGGCGGAGGCCGCCGAGCTGGCGGCGGGGGTGGCGGAGCCGGCGCCGCTCTCCGGCCGCTGCCCGGTCATCCTCAAGACCGACATGACCCACCTCGCCAACAAGGGCGAGGGCAAGGACCGCATCCTGGCGGGGCTGCTCGACGCCATCTGCGAGAACGTCGAGGTGCTGCTCAAGCCGAGCCTCTCGCCGCCGCGGGTCTGGCTGGCGGGCGGGGTGGCGCGCGCGCGGCGGGTCCGGGAGCACTTCCGCGCCTTCCTCGAGCGGCACGGGATGGAGCTCGTCGCCGGCGATCCCGAGGACGGGCTCTACCTCGAGGCGCTCGGCTGCGCGCTGGTGGCGGCCGAGCACCCGGGGACGCGGGTGCCGCCGCTCTCCGAGCTCATCCTCCCGCCGCTCGAGACCACGCTCGAGAAGCTGCCGGCGCTCTCGGCGTCGCGGGCGCGGGTGAAGCGGCTCCCGGCCTCGCCGGTGGTCGAGGTGGAGGGCGTCCGGCACGTGGTGCTCGGCTTCGACATCGGGTCCACCGGCTCGAAGGCGGTGGCGCTCGACGCCGCCACCCGCGCGCCGCTGTGGGAGGGCTACCTGCGCACGAACGGCGCGCCGGTGGCGGCGGCGCAGGAGCTGGTGCGCCTCTTCCTCGACGGGCCGGCGGCGCTGCACCGGGTGCGCGGCTTCGGCGCCACCGGCTCCGGGCGCGAGATCGTGGGCTCGCTGCTCGCCACCGTGTACGGCCGCGAGGCGGTCCACGTCCTCAACGAGATCGCCGCCCACGCCACCGGCGCGCTGGCGCTCGACCCGCGGGTCGACACCATCTTCGAGATCGGCGGGCAGGACGCGAAGTACATCCGGCTCAGCGAGGGGCGGGTGGTCGACGCCGCCATGAACGAGGCGTGCAGCGCCGGGACCGGCTCCTTCATCGAGGAGCAGGGCAAGCGATTCCAGGGCATCGAGAGCGTCGCGCAGCTCGGCGAGGAGGCGCTGGCGGCGAAGGGGGGCGTCGCGCTCGGCCAGCACTGCTCGGTGTTCATGGCCGAGATCATCGACGAGGCGCTCGCCTCGGGGGTGGCGCGCGACCGCATCGTGGCCGGCATCTACGACTCGGTGGTGGCGAACTACCTGAACCGCGTGAAGGGCAGCCGCTCCGTGGGCGAGGTGATCTTCTGCCAGGGCATGCCGTTCGCCTCCGACGCGCTGGCGGCGGCGGTGGCGCGGCAGACCGGGGCGGAGGTGATCGTCCCGCCCAAGCCGGGGCTCATGGGGGCGGTGGGCATCGCGCTCCTCGCGCTCGACGAGCTGCCGCTGGCGGGCGCGCCGGCGCTCGACCTGCGCCGCTTCCTCGCGGCGCGGGTGGAGCGCAAGGACGAGTTCGTGTGCGGCTCGACGCAGGGCTGCGGCGGCGCCGGCAACAAGTGCCGCATCGACCGGCTCACCACCGTCGTCGCCGGCGCGCAGGCGCGCTTCACCTGGGGCGGCGGCTGCTCGCTGTGGGACCAGGGCACCCGCCGCAAGAAGCTCCCCGACCTGGCCCCCGACCCCTTCCGCGAGCGCGAGGCGCTGGTGGAGGCGGTGGCGGCGCGCGCGAGCGTCCGCCGCGGGCGGCCGGTGGTGGCGATGACGGACGAGTTCCAGCTGAAGGGGCTCTTCCCGTTCTTCGCCACCTTCGTGCACGCGCTCGGCCTCGACGTGCGGGTGGCGCGCGGCGCCGGTCGCGGCGCGCTCCGGCGCGGCATCGAGGAGGCGAACGTCCCGTTCTGCGCGCCGATGCAGCAGTACCACGGGCTCGTCTCGGAGATGGCCGACGCCCGGCCCGACTTCCTCTTCCTGCCGATGCTGCGCGAGATCCCGCGCGCGCACGCCCAGGAGCGGGTCTCGGCGGTGTGCCCCATCGTGCAGGGCGCGCCGGACATGCTGCGCTGGGACCTCGGGGCGCGCGCGCCGCGCGTCGTCTCGCCGGTGGTGGACATGGGCCCGGGCTTCCTCGACTCGGAGCGGTTCCTGGAGGGGTGCCGCGCCCTGGCCGAGGCGCTGGGCGTGACGCGCGAGGGCGCGTGGCGGGCGGCGTGGCGGGCGGCGCGGATCGAGCAGGAGCAGTTCGAGGCGGCGCTGCTCGACATCGGCGCGCGCGCGCTCGCCTTCTGCCGCGCCGAGGGCGTGACCCCGGTGGTGGTGCTGGGCCGCAGCTACACCATCCACAACGACGTCCTCAACTCGCACGTGCCCTCCATCCTGCGCGAGCAGGGCGCGATCGCCATCCCGGTCGACTGCTACCCGGTGCCGGACGAGGCGCCGGTGTTCGAGGACGTCTTCTGGGGCTACGGGCAGCGCATCCTGCGCGCCGCCTGGCACCTGCGCCGGGAGCCAGGCCTCTACTCCATCTTCTGCTCCAACTACTCCTGCGGCCCGGACAGCTTCACGGTGCACGCCTACGCCTGGCTCATGGAGGGGCGCCCCTTCGCCATCATCGAGACCGACGGGCACGCGGGCGACGCGGGCACGAAGACCCGGGTCGAGGCGTTCCTGCACTGCGTGCGCGAGGACCAGCGCGCCCCGCGCGCGACCCCTCCGCGCGACGCGGGCCGGCTCACCGTCCCGCCGCGCTCGCTGCTGGCGCTGGCGCGGGCGGGCGCGCGCATGCTGGTCCCGCGGATGGGGCCGGAGGCGGAGGCGGTGGCGGCGGCGGCGCGCGGGCTGGGCGCCCGCGCCGAGACCCTGGCCCGGCCGACCCGCGAGACCCTGCGCCTCGGCCGGCGGCACACCTCGGGCAAGGAGTGCCTGCCGCTCACCCTCACCCTGGGCAGCCTGCTCGAGCGCATCGAGCGCCCGGGCGAGGAGCGCGAGCGGTTCACCTTCCTCATGCCCGGCTCGGACGGCCCCTGCCGCTTCGGCGCCTACAAGCAGCTGCACCAGCTCGTGCTCGACCGGCTGGGCCACGGCGAGCGGGTGGACCTGTGGTCGCCCACCTTCGGCGACTACTTCCACGGCATGCCGCCAGGCTTCAAGGCCATCATCTTCGCCGGCGTCTGCGCGGCGGGGGTGCTGGAGGAGGCGCTCCACGACGTGCGCCCGGTGGAGACGCGCGACGGCGCGGCGGCCGAGCTGCACCGGCGCTGGTCGGAGGCGCTGTGGGCGCGCATCGAGGGCGCGGCGGCGGGGGACCTGTCGGCGGCGCGGGTGCTCCTGGAGGTGGCGACGGGCCGCGTCTACGGCATCCCGGAGCTGCTCCGGCGCGCGGCGGAGGAGCTGGCCGCGGTGAAGTCGCGGAAGGAGGTGCCGAGCGTGCTGGTGGTGGGCGAGATCTACGTCCGCTCCGACCCCTTCGCGAACGACTACGTCTCCGAGGCGCTGGAGCGGCGCGGCATCCGCGCCCGGCTGGAGCCGGTGTCCGAGTTCATCCAGTACTCGGACTTCATCGCCGCGAAGAGCGGCGCCAACCGCGGCCCGGCCGACCGGCTCGAGACCGCGCTCCGGAACCGCATCCTGGGCCTGTGCCACCGGGCGGGGGCGGGGGTGCTGGGCTGGCCGGAGCACGTGCCGGTGAAGGCCGCGCTGGCCGCGGCGGCGCCGTACCTGCGCGAGGAGCTGGAGGTGGAGTCGGTGCTCACCATCGGCGTCCCGGTCCACGCCTGGCGCCGGGGCGAGATCGACGCGGTGGTCTCGGTGGGCCCGCTCGAGTGCATGCCGAACAAGATCGCCGAGGCGCAGTTCCACCACGTGGCGGAGCGGGAGGGCCTGCTCTCCCTCACCTTGTCCTTGAACGGCGACCCGATCGACCCGGAGGTGCTGGACGGCTTCGCCTTCGAGGTCCACCAGCGCTTCCGCGGCCGCCGCACCCGCCGCCCCGCCGCCTCCACCGCCGAGCCCCTGCCCCACGCCCTCGCCCCCGCGCGCGTCGGCCCCGCAGGGCAGTGA